In Saccharicrinis fermentans DSM 9555 = JCM 21142, a genomic segment contains:
- a CDS encoding DUF4954 family protein, with protein sequence MSYRSLTSKEITTLESNHCTAIDGWDKVQVAANFVSKHLKNVTFSGYNYLGVFSDKIKLPSTALDYSGIYNAHLHNCTIKDKCYIKNIGTSISNYIIEENCIIQDVSTLMVDRVSSFGNGTTVKPINEAGGREVIIYDALSAHTAYLMAFYRHNPTFTENIQKSILNHVKNLQSPTGYIGTNTVIINCASLKNIKVGPHALLEGVQNLNNGSINSSYLAPSHIGPGVDAADFIISSGSTISGNTYLRNCFVGQGCEMSHSYSAENSLFFANSQCMQGEACSIFGGPYTVTHHKSTLLIAGYYSFYNAGSGTNQSNHMYKLGPVHQGIIERGGKTGSDSYIMWPAQIGAFTMILGRHYNNPDTASLPFSYLIEVEGKSVLMPAQNIFNVGITRDAQKWIKRDKRKGNKHLDYIISEVLNPHTIHKILDAIKTLRQLQQKASPQSKNIMYKNVQLSLASINRGIKLYEQALVKYVGDELLSVLKHTNFDHIKKSFVFPQHNQWVDLSGLICKTSRLNKFIEQIENNSLNIDEWNLFYKEQFDDYKMLKQAHVFFVLKQYFKIDITHCTTTELVNFIKEWSANNTQIMHSIIMDAKKEFNAKSKIGFGIDGNQDCRNIDFNIVRGSADNNSFIQELELEYKNKDEEAARIIKQLA encoded by the coding sequence ATGTCGTACAGAAGCCTAACATCAAAAGAGATCACCACCCTTGAAAGTAACCATTGCACAGCAATAGACGGTTGGGATAAGGTTCAGGTAGCTGCTAACTTTGTCAGCAAGCATCTGAAAAACGTCACTTTCTCAGGTTATAATTATTTGGGCGTATTTTCCGATAAAATAAAACTGCCTTCCACCGCCCTTGATTATAGTGGAATTTACAATGCACATCTTCACAACTGCACCATAAAAGATAAGTGCTATATTAAAAATATCGGCACCTCTATATCTAATTATATTATTGAAGAAAATTGTATTATACAAGATGTAAGCACCTTGATGGTCGACCGTGTGTCATCCTTTGGAAACGGCACCACAGTAAAGCCAATAAACGAAGCCGGAGGTAGAGAAGTTATTATTTACGATGCACTTTCGGCCCACACAGCCTACTTGATGGCTTTTTACAGACACAACCCAACTTTTACCGAAAACATACAAAAGTCTATATTAAATCATGTAAAAAACCTTCAATCTCCAACAGGATACATTGGGACAAATACGGTGATAATAAATTGCGCTAGCCTTAAAAACATCAAAGTGGGTCCACATGCCCTATTGGAAGGGGTACAAAACCTAAACAACGGTTCTATTAATAGCTCTTACCTTGCCCCTAGCCACATTGGTCCTGGCGTAGACGCTGCAGATTTTATTATCTCCTCCGGATCTACAATCAGTGGTAACACCTACTTAAGAAACTGCTTTGTGGGACAAGGATGCGAAATGAGCCATTCATACAGCGCCGAAAACTCCTTATTCTTTGCCAACAGTCAGTGTATGCAAGGAGAAGCATGCAGCATTTTCGGCGGCCCTTATACTGTAACCCACCACAAATCGACTCTATTAATTGCCGGATACTACTCCTTTTACAATGCAGGCAGTGGCACCAACCAAAGCAACCACATGTATAAACTAGGCCCGGTTCATCAAGGCATTATAGAACGAGGCGGCAAAACCGGAAGCGACTCTTACATTATGTGGCCGGCACAGATTGGTGCCTTCACCATGATTTTAGGACGCCATTACAACAATCCGGACACTGCATCCCTTCCTTTTTCTTATTTGATAGAAGTGGAGGGAAAAAGCGTTTTGATGCCCGCTCAAAATATTTTTAATGTGGGTATTACCCGCGACGCACAAAAATGGATCAAAAGAGATAAAAGAAAAGGAAATAAGCACCTAGATTATATCATAAGTGAAGTCTTAAATCCACATACTATTCATAAAATACTAGATGCTATCAAAACGCTAAGGCAACTCCAACAAAAAGCATCTCCACAGAGCAAAAACATAATGTACAAAAACGTTCAGCTCTCATTGGCCTCCATAAACCGTGGAATTAAATTGTACGAACAAGCATTGGTCAAATATGTTGGAGATGAATTGCTTTCTGTTCTAAAACATACGAATTTTGATCATATTAAAAAATCATTTGTATTTCCCCAACACAACCAATGGGTTGATTTGTCCGGGTTAATATGCAAAACATCCAGATTAAATAAATTCATTGAACAAATTGAGAATAACAGCCTTAATATCGATGAATGGAATTTGTTTTACAAGGAACAATTCGACGACTATAAAATGCTAAAACAAGCACACGTATTCTTCGTCTTAAAGCAATATTTTAAAATAGACATTACTCATTGTACAACAACTGAACTCGTAAATTTTATCAAAGAGTGGAGTGCCAATAACACACAAATTATGCATTCTATAATCATGGATGCTAAAAAAGAATTTAATGCAAAAAGCAAAATAGGATTTGGTATAGACGGAAATCAAGACTGCAGAAATATTGATTTTAATATAGTTAGAGGAAGTGCAGATAACAATTCTTTTATACAGGAATTAGAATTAGAGTACAAAAACAAAGACGAAGAAGCAGCACGAATAATAAAACAATTAGCATAG
- a CDS encoding glycogen/starch synthase encodes MEKTKVLFISQEITPYLPESQMSKIGRYLPQGIQEKGKEIRTFMPRFGCINERRNQLHEVIRLSGMNLIIDDTDHPLIIKVASIQAARMQVYFIDNEDYFHRKATLANKEGVEYEDNDERAIFFARGVLETTKKLRWAPDVIHCHGWFTGLVPLYIKKAMNEDPHFANSKLVYSVYNDGFTSTFPDSFAEKFMLEGVSKDDFAGLAPFNFENLSKLAINFSDGIIQGDPEANQNIIDYAKGSGKPFLDFQDEETYVDAFNKFYDDLLDK; translated from the coding sequence ATGGAAAAAACAAAGGTTTTATTTATTTCCCAAGAAATCACACCCTATCTTCCCGAATCACAGATGTCCAAAATAGGTCGCTATTTACCACAAGGCATACAGGAAAAAGGAAAAGAAATCAGAACATTCATGCCTCGTTTTGGCTGTATTAACGAACGAAGAAACCAATTACACGAAGTAATCCGTTTGTCAGGAATGAACTTAATCATTGACGACACGGATCACCCTTTAATTATTAAAGTAGCTTCTATTCAAGCCGCGCGTATGCAGGTATATTTCATCGACAACGAAGACTACTTTCATCGCAAGGCCACATTAGCCAACAAAGAAGGGGTAGAGTACGAAGACAATGACGAAAGAGCTATCTTTTTCGCCAGAGGTGTTTTAGAAACTACCAAAAAATTGAGATGGGCTCCGGATGTTATTCATTGTCATGGATGGTTTACCGGACTGGTTCCTTTATACATCAAAAAAGCGATGAATGAAGATCCACATTTTGCCAATTCAAAATTGGTTTATAGCGTATATAACGACGGATTCACAAGCACTTTTCCTGATTCTTTTGCTGAGAAATTTATGCTAGAAGGCGTCAGTAAAGATGATTTTGCCGGATTAGCACCATTCAACTTCGAGAATCTCAGTAAATTAGCCATCAATTTCAGCGACGGTATTATACAAGGTGATCCCGAAGCCAATCAAAACATTATAGACTATGCAAAAGGAAGTGGAAAACCATTCCTTGATTTTCAAGACGAAGAAACATATGTAGATGCATTCAACAAATTCTATGATGATTTATTAGATAAGTAA
- the panC gene encoding pantoate--beta-alanine ligase — MNIVTNSEELKSLISAHKDSGQKIGFVPTMGALHKGHLSLVETAGQCTDVVVVSIFVNPNQFNNQEDLLNYPRTIDHDKALLSSTACTILYHPTVEDVYPQEDNRVFDFGMLDKVMEGKFRPGHFNGVAQVVSRFFDLVQPHKAFFGEKDFQQLAVIKAMTKMLNYEIEIVPVKIVREKDGLAMSSRNERLSEEQRRESVLISKTLFESKQQMDTKNIKEVINFVVDKINSSALLNIEYFNIVDGDTLQPVDDWNESEYIVGCIAVFADKVRLIDNLIYKNFQDVR; from the coding sequence ATGAATATTGTTACTAATTCTGAGGAACTTAAATCATTAATTTCGGCCCATAAGGATAGCGGCCAAAAGATCGGTTTTGTACCTACCATGGGAGCCTTGCATAAGGGGCATTTAAGTTTGGTGGAAACAGCTGGGCAATGCACTGATGTGGTTGTTGTCAGCATCTTTGTAAACCCAAACCAATTTAATAATCAGGAAGATTTATTAAACTATCCTCGAACTATTGATCATGATAAGGCGTTATTAAGTAGTACGGCATGTACTATTCTTTATCATCCCACGGTTGAAGATGTATATCCCCAAGAGGATAATAGAGTTTTTGATTTTGGTATGTTGGATAAGGTGATGGAGGGCAAGTTTCGTCCGGGACACTTTAATGGTGTGGCACAAGTGGTAAGCCGTTTTTTTGATCTGGTGCAGCCCCATAAAGCTTTCTTTGGTGAAAAGGATTTTCAACAGTTGGCGGTTATAAAAGCCATGACCAAGATGCTTAATTATGAAATTGAAATTGTGCCGGTGAAAATAGTTCGTGAAAAAGATGGATTGGCTATGAGCTCTCGCAATGAGCGCTTAAGTGAGGAGCAAAGGAGGGAGTCAGTATTGATTTCAAAAACATTATTTGAGTCAAAACAGCAGATGGATACAAAAAATATAAAAGAAGTTATTAATTTTGTGGTCGATAAGATAAACAGTTCTGCATTGTTAAACATTGAGTATTTTAATATTGTAGATGGTGACACACTACAACCTGTTGATGATTGGAATGAAAGTGAGTATATTGTAGGTTGTATTGCTGTATTTGCAGATAAAGTAAGATTGATTGATAATTTGATTTACAAAAACTTTCAGGATGTACGTTGA
- the panD gene encoding aspartate 1-decarboxylase — protein sequence MYVEVVKSKLHNVSVTEANLNYVGSITIDEDLMDEANIIENEKVQVVNNNNGERLETYVIKGERGSGVICLNGAAARKVAVGDVVIIITYAMMDLDEAKEFKPKFVFPDTETNRLV from the coding sequence ATGTACGTTGAAGTTGTAAAGTCTAAACTACACAATGTTTCGGTAACCGAAGCAAACCTTAATTATGTGGGTAGCATTACCATCGATGAAGATTTGATGGATGAGGCTAACATAATTGAAAATGAAAAGGTTCAGGTGGTAAATAATAACAATGGGGAACGTTTAGAAACCTATGTTATTAAGGGAGAAAGAGGTTCTGGTGTTATTTGTCTGAATGGTGCTGCTGCTAGAAAAGTAGCTGTTGGAGATGTGGTGATTATTATTACCTATGCCATGATGGATCTGGATGAAGCAAAAGAATTTAAACCTAAGTTTGTATTTCCGGATACGGAAACCAACAGGTTAGTGTAA
- the rfaE2 gene encoding D-glycero-beta-D-manno-heptose 1-phosphate adenylyltransferase: protein MALISFKSKIVEAAKAAEMVQQWQGEHERVVFTNGCFDILHRGHVEYLAKAAEKGSRLLLGLNTDSSVRRIKGPTRPIVDQESRAIVLAALGFVDLIVLFDEDTPYELIKTVQPDVLVKGADYKVEDIVGYDIVCERGGSVETISFVDGFSTTQIIDKIAHELK from the coding sequence ATGGCTCTTATATCATTTAAGTCAAAGATTGTAGAAGCAGCTAAGGCTGCAGAAATGGTTCAACAATGGCAAGGTGAGCATGAAAGGGTGGTTTTTACCAATGGTTGTTTCGATATTCTACATCGTGGACATGTGGAATATTTAGCAAAAGCAGCAGAAAAGGGTAGCCGTCTGTTGTTGGGGCTAAATACCGACAGTTCAGTGCGCAGAATTAAAGGTCCTACACGCCCGATTGTTGATCAGGAAAGTAGGGCGATTGTGCTTGCTGCACTCGGCTTTGTTGATTTAATAGTGTTGTTTGATGAGGATACTCCTTATGAACTCATCAAAACTGTTCAGCCCGATGTATTAGTGAAAGGTGCCGATTATAAAGTGGAGGATATTGTGGGCTACGATATTGTTTGTGAAAGAGGAGGATCTGTTGAAACAATATCTTTTGTGGATGGTTTTTCCACTACCCAAATAATTGATAAAATTGCACATGAACTGAAATGA
- the radA gene encoding DNA repair protein RadA, whose translation MAKTKSVFVCQNCGTESPKWVGKCNSCGQWNTYVEEVVVKSSTKASASQNFFETVTAKPALIKDVPISELPRINTSNMELDRVLGGGMVPGSLILVGGEPGIGKSTLVLQMALRIGSQKVLYVSGEESPQQIKLRADRIHQGSENCLVVSETSMEKILGHVKNINPDLLVIDSIQTLSSESVESLPGSVSQIRECTGSILRVAKETNLPVVLIGHINKEGNLAGPKVLEHMVDVVLQFEGDRNHMYRILRSIKNRFGSTAEIGIFEMLGNGLREVTNPSELLLSHHHDNLSGVAISAAIEGMRPFLIETQALVSTAAYGTPQRSATGFDLRRLNMLLAVLEKRAGFKLAVKDVFLNIAGGIKVNDPSIDLAVVSAILSSNIDIPVTSSVCMAGEVGLSGEIRPVTRIEQRIGEASKLGFEQIIIPKFTKGLDLVKYDIQVTQVSKLEEAFKLLFA comes from the coding sequence ATGGCCAAAACAAAATCAGTATTTGTTTGTCAGAATTGCGGGACTGAGTCACCTAAGTGGGTGGGTAAGTGTAACTCGTGTGGACAATGGAATACTTATGTGGAAGAGGTAGTGGTAAAATCCAGTACCAAGGCTTCTGCAAGCCAGAATTTCTTTGAAACGGTTACAGCCAAACCTGCTTTGATAAAAGATGTTCCTATTTCTGAATTACCCAGAATAAATACTTCCAATATGGAATTGGACCGCGTATTGGGTGGAGGTATGGTTCCTGGCTCCCTCATCCTGGTGGGAGGGGAACCTGGAATAGGAAAATCTACGTTGGTGTTGCAGATGGCATTGCGCATTGGATCTCAAAAAGTACTGTATGTCTCAGGAGAGGAGAGTCCGCAACAAATTAAGCTGAGGGCTGATAGGATTCATCAGGGAAGTGAAAATTGCCTGGTGGTCAGTGAAACATCCATGGAGAAAATATTGGGACATGTAAAAAATATTAACCCCGATTTATTGGTGATTGATTCTATACAAACGCTTAGTAGCGAAAGTGTGGAGTCATTGCCTGGAAGTGTTTCTCAAATACGTGAGTGCACTGGTTCTATATTGAGGGTCGCCAAAGAAACGAATTTGCCGGTCGTTTTGATTGGACATATTAACAAGGAAGGAAATCTCGCAGGACCAAAGGTTTTGGAGCATATGGTGGATGTGGTGCTCCAGTTTGAAGGCGATAGAAACCATATGTATCGCATTCTGCGCTCTATCAAAAATCGTTTTGGTTCCACTGCAGAGATTGGCATCTTTGAAATGTTAGGGAACGGACTTCGTGAGGTAACGAACCCATCAGAGTTATTGCTTTCTCATCATCATGACAATTTGAGTGGTGTTGCTATTTCAGCCGCGATTGAAGGCATGCGTCCTTTTTTGATAGAAACACAAGCCTTGGTGAGTACAGCAGCCTATGGAACACCTCAGCGCTCTGCAACAGGTTTTGACTTGCGGCGCTTGAATATGCTTTTGGCTGTTTTGGAGAAAAGGGCAGGTTTTAAGTTGGCCGTCAAGGATGTTTTCTTGAATATTGCGGGGGGAATCAAGGTGAATGATCCTTCCATTGACTTGGCGGTGGTATCTGCTATTCTATCTTCTAATATTGATATACCTGTGACTTCTAGTGTTTGCATGGCTGGTGAAGTTGGTTTGTCTGGAGAGATTAGACCGGTGACACGAATAGAACAGCGGATTGGCGAAGCTTCTAAACTAGGGTTCGAACAAATTATTATCCCAAAATTTACCAAAGGATTAGATTTAGTGAAATATGATATACAAGTTACGCAGGTAAGTAAACTTGAAGAAGCCTTTAAATTACTATTTGCGTAA
- a CDS encoding transglycosylase domain-containing protein: protein MCTNNKGIKRLLKWFWGSIIAGLLSIFLLFFLISMGFLGVMPSFEELENPKSSLATEIISEDHEVLGNFAIENRTFVDFDELSPYIVNALIATEDLRFYDHSGVDPRGLARVAIRTVLLGDKGSGGGSTITQQLAKLLFHEPAKNIWERGLQKLNEWVIAVKLERSYTKNEILTMYLNKVGYIYDAYGIQSAAQTFFGVTTDSIKIEEAAVLIGMLKNPALFNPVRRRDTTEFRRNVVLNQMRKAQFIKQEEYDSLKNIPLTLKFRRRDHKEGVAPYFREYIRLTLNAGKPERKNYPPYLHNKFIADSVEWENNPMYGFINKNLKPDGTKYNIYRDGLKIYTTVNYKMQTYAESAVHDHLANNLQKAFFKEKKGRSRAPFTHKISEEQYENIINKAIRNSERYRTLRKEGIHKDSIMKSFRKPVNMQIFTWEGEKDTILTPLDSIIHIKHYLRASLFSIDPRNGHVKAYVGGPNFKYFMYDMATKGKRQVGSTIKPLVYTLAMQEGHTPCDLVPNIPQTFVLPDGKTWTPRDAGKRKKGEMVTLKWGLANSNNNISAWVMKQYNPEAVRDMIHELGILSPMDAVPSLCLGIPDFSLNEMVSAYSTFANKGVRIEPMMISRIVDRYGNVIGQFTPKKKEVISEQTAYLMLNLLQGVVNNGTGKRLRYTYHFSGQIGGKTGTTQNHSDGWFIGVTPNLTTGIWVGGEDRDIHFDGIRLGQGANMALPIWALYMKKVYADETLQVSEEDIFEEPINFNLTLDCDDNNGTNNEEDIDENTYTNGDESEFF from the coding sequence ATGAGCTTTCACCTTACATCGTGAATGCACTCATTGCCACTGAAGATTTACGTTTTTATGATCACTCAGGAGTTGACCCCAGAGGTTTGGCAAGGGTTGCCATAAGAACAGTTCTTCTGGGAGATAAAGGATCAGGAGGTGGTAGTACAATCACCCAACAATTGGCGAAACTTTTGTTTCACGAGCCAGCTAAAAATATTTGGGAACGAGGACTACAAAAGCTTAACGAGTGGGTCATTGCCGTCAAACTGGAACGAAGCTACACCAAAAACGAGATATTAACGATGTACCTCAACAAAGTAGGTTACATATACGATGCATACGGAATACAGTCGGCCGCACAAACATTTTTTGGTGTCACCACAGATTCCATCAAAATAGAGGAAGCTGCTGTATTAATTGGGATGCTCAAAAATCCGGCCTTATTCAATCCCGTAAGACGTAGAGACACCACCGAATTCAGACGTAATGTTGTTTTAAATCAGATGCGCAAAGCACAATTTATTAAACAAGAAGAGTATGACTCCTTGAAAAACATTCCTCTCACCCTCAAATTTAGAAGACGAGATCATAAAGAAGGGGTTGCCCCTTATTTTCGCGAATACATCCGATTAACGTTAAACGCAGGTAAACCGGAAAGAAAAAACTACCCACCATATTTGCACAATAAATTCATTGCAGACAGTGTCGAATGGGAAAATAATCCTATGTACGGATTTATCAACAAAAACCTAAAACCAGATGGTACCAAGTACAACATATACCGGGATGGTTTGAAAATTTACACCACTGTAAATTATAAAATGCAAACCTATGCTGAAAGTGCGGTACACGATCATCTGGCCAACAACCTGCAAAAGGCATTCTTTAAAGAAAAAAAAGGTAGAAGCAGGGCTCCATTTACCCATAAAATTAGCGAGGAACAATACGAAAATATTATCAACAAAGCTATTCGTAATTCAGAGCGATACAGAACCTTGCGTAAAGAGGGTATTCACAAAGATTCCATCATGAAATCCTTTCGGAAGCCTGTTAACATGCAAATATTTACTTGGGAAGGAGAGAAAGACACCATCTTGACTCCATTGGATTCCATCATACATATCAAGCACTATTTACGGGCAAGTTTATTTTCTATTGACCCACGAAATGGACATGTGAAGGCCTATGTTGGTGGTCCCAACTTTAAATATTTTATGTACGACATGGCTACCAAAGGAAAGCGACAGGTAGGTTCAACCATCAAACCCCTTGTATATACTTTGGCCATGCAAGAAGGACACACTCCTTGCGACCTGGTTCCTAACATACCTCAAACATTTGTTTTACCAGATGGAAAAACCTGGACTCCCCGTGATGCAGGTAAGCGTAAAAAAGGAGAGATGGTTACTTTAAAATGGGGTTTAGCCAATTCTAACAACAACATATCGGCATGGGTAATGAAGCAATACAATCCAGAAGCTGTCAGAGATATGATTCATGAGCTGGGAATCCTCAGTCCTATGGACGCTGTACCTTCGCTGTGTCTGGGCATTCCTGACTTCTCATTAAATGAGATGGTAAGTGCATACAGCACCTTCGCTAACAAAGGAGTACGTATTGAGCCTATGATGATTTCAAGAATAGTAGATCGTTATGGCAATGTCATTGGTCAATTCACCCCTAAAAAGAAAGAAGTAATCAGCGAACAGACAGCCTATCTAATGTTAAACCTACTTCAAGGAGTGGTCAATAATGGAACGGGAAAACGACTACGCTACACCTACCATTTCAGCGGACAAATTGGAGGCAAAACAGGCACCACCCAGAACCACTCAGATGGCTGGTTCATAGGTGTCACTCCAAACCTCACCACCGGTATTTGGGTAGGGGGCGAAGATAGAGATATTCACTTTGATGGTATCAGGCTTGGACAAGGCGCCAATATGGCACTGCCTATCTGGGCCTTATATATGAAAAAAGTATACGCTGACGAGACGCTACAAGTCAGCGAAGAAGATATTTTCGAAGAACCTATCAACTTCAACCTCACACTGGACTGCGATGACAATAACGGTACCAATAATGAAGAGGACATAGATGAAAATACATATACCAACGGCGACGAATCAGAATTCTTTTAA